From Cellulophaga lytica DSM 7489, a single genomic window includes:
- a CDS encoding O-acetylhomoserine aminocarboxypropyltransferase/cysteine synthase family protein, with protein MSTQKLATNALHAGHTPSETAGTRAVPIYQTSSYVFKDTDHAANLFSLSELGFIYTRLNNPTNQILQDRLAAAEGGVGAVVFASGTAAISTGLLTLLRAGDHIVASSSLYGGTFNLLNVTLPRLGITTTFVDASNPESFGKAVKENTRAFFVESLGNPKLDVLDLKAISKEAKAAQVPFIVDNTVASPALLNPIEHGANLVIHSLTKYIGGQGTSLGGAIVDAGTFDWTNGKFPEFTEPSAGYHGLVYSEALGNAAFTYKLILEGLRDFGGALSPFNAFQIIQGLETLPVRIKQHSANALELATWLEGRDEVAWVNYPGLKSNKYYDLAKEYLPKGQSGLVTFGVKGGFEAAKKLTDATKIFSLLANIGDTKSLIIHPASTTHQQLTAEQQEAAGVGQDLIRLSVGLEDIEDLKLDLEEAFKAISTVTA; from the coding sequence ATGAGTACTCAAAAATTAGCAACAAACGCATTACACGCAGGTCACACTCCATCAGAAACAGCAGGTACAAGAGCAGTGCCTATTTATCAAACGTCGTCTTATGTTTTTAAAGATACAGACCACGCAGCAAACTTATTTTCTTTATCAGAATTAGGATTTATTTACACGCGTTTAAACAATCCAACAAATCAAATATTACAAGACAGACTAGCAGCAGCAGAGGGTGGTGTAGGAGCAGTAGTATTTGCATCTGGTACAGCAGCAATTTCTACAGGTTTATTAACGCTTTTAAGAGCAGGAGACCACATTGTAGCATCTAGCAGTTTGTACGGTGGTACATTTAATTTGTTAAATGTAACCTTACCAAGATTAGGTATTACAACTACTTTTGTAGATGCATCTAATCCAGAGAGTTTTGGTAAAGCAGTGAAAGAAAATACAAGAGCATTTTTTGTAGAGTCATTAGGAAATCCTAAGCTAGATGTTTTAGACTTAAAAGCAATTTCTAAAGAAGCAAAAGCAGCACAAGTGCCATTTATTGTAGATAATACAGTAGCATCACCAGCATTATTAAACCCAATAGAGCACGGTGCAAACTTGGTAATACACTCGCTAACAAAATACATAGGCGGACAAGGAACTTCTTTAGGAGGTGCAATTGTAGACGCAGGTACTTTTGACTGGACAAATGGAAAGTTCCCAGAGTTTACAGAACCATCTGCCGGGTACCACGGTTTGGTGTATAGTGAGGCTCTTGGTAATGCTGCATTTACGTATAAATTAATTTTAGAAGGTTTAAGAGATTTCGGAGGAGCTTTAAGTCCGTTTAATGCATTCCAAATTATACAAGGTTTAGAAACTTTACCAGTGCGTATAAAACAACATAGTGCAAACGCATTAGAATTGGCTACTTGGTTAGAGGGTAGAGATGAGGTTGCTTGGGTAAACTATCCAGGGTTAAAAAGCAATAAATACTATGACTTAGCTAAGGAGTACTTACCAAAAGGTCAAAGTGGCTTAGTTACATTTGGTGTAAAAGGTGGCTTTGAAGCTGCTAAAAAACTAACAGATGCCACTAAAATATTCTCTCTTTTAGCAAACATAGGAGATACAAAATCTTTAATAATTCACCCAGCAAGTACAACGCATCAACAATTAACAGCAGAGCAGCAAGAGGCTGCAGGTGTTGGTCAAGATTTAATTCGTTTATCTGTTGGTTTAGAGGATATAGAAGATTTAAAGTTAGACTTAGAAGAGGCTTTTAAAGCTATATCTACAGTTACAGCTTAA
- the thrA gene encoding bifunctional aspartate kinase/homoserine dehydrogenase I — MLHHIKLKKYTTLSGSTQDIDLSYQVFGAELHTAPIVLVNHALTGNSNVSGEDGWWSTLIGEGKCIDTTKYTVLSFNIPGNGFDGFIIENYKDFVAKDIAHLFLLGLKELNINSLFAIIGGSLGGGIAWEMAALNPKLTQHLIPVASDWKSTDWLIANCQIQEQFLVNSKQPVHDARMHAMLCYRTPESFKARFNRSTNEEQQLFNVESWLTHHGKKLQERFQLSAYKLMNQLLKTIDITRDGNEAFINLQNSNTSIHIVGVDSDLFFTAKENKDTFKQLAQANSNVTYGEIHSLHGHDAFLIEFDQLEQLLNGIFNDHKKREELKVIKFGGKSLANGEGVSNVVTKIASKVANSENIAVVVSARGESTNVLEQLLDLAARGEEYTLAFNEFKAYQQNSLALNFSEVYTEILQILEGVALLGDYSLKIKDQVLAYGELLSAQYVVKALAKEGVKAEFIDSRKIVKTDANFGNANVLEEVSKAKTQKLISSLASNVVPVITGFIGSTEDGKTTTLGRNGSNYSASLFANFLNAVELQSYTHVDGIFTANPDYVSDAKRIEQLSYSEANELANFGATILHAKTIIPLLEKNIPLRILNTFNGDNEGTLISAKTTKEGIKSLSVIENVALVNLEGRGLLGKAGIDARIFKSLGDEKISVSIISQGSSERGIGLVVDAVSADKAKQVLEREFASDFYSKDINLITVQKDVSVISIVGQDLSTFHKPYNALIKNQIVPLLFNNTVSGKNVSLVVKKASLHKALNVMHGQIFGVAKKVNIAIFGHGTVGGTLIEQLLKSAKAIEERKGINLNVFAVANSKKVLLSKKGIGKDWPTTLNEKGKSYELTDIFEYAEKHHLENLIAIDNTANEDFVANYVDLVENGFDLVSSNKIANTLGFDYYKNLRDILAKNQKQYLYETNVGAGLPLIDTIKLLHLSGENITRIKGVFSGSLSYIFNTYSEADVPFSTVLKEAMENGYTEPDPREDLCGNDVGRKLLILARELDLSNEFADINIQNLIPEALREGSKTEFLSQSDALDTAFSKIKADQKPNHVLRYVGDLHGNLQEEKGILDVKLVSVPKESALGQVKGSDSIIEIYTESYGENPLVIQGAGAGAAVTARGVFGDILRIAEKG; from the coding sequence ATGTTGCATCATATCAAACTAAAAAAATATACAACGCTAAGTGGTAGCACACAAGATATAGACTTGTCATATCAGGTATTTGGAGCAGAATTGCACACCGCGCCAATTGTACTTGTAAATCACGCTTTAACAGGTAACTCTAATGTTTCTGGTGAAGATGGCTGGTGGTCTACACTAATAGGAGAAGGTAAATGTATAGACACCACAAAATACACGGTATTGTCTTTTAATATTCCTGGTAATGGTTTTGATGGCTTTATTATAGAAAACTATAAAGATTTTGTAGCTAAAGATATTGCTCATTTGTTTTTATTAGGATTAAAAGAACTAAATATCAATTCGCTTTTTGCAATAATAGGAGGTTCTTTAGGAGGTGGTATTGCCTGGGAGATGGCTGCACTAAATCCAAAGTTAACTCAGCATTTAATTCCGGTTGCATCAGATTGGAAATCTACAGACTGGCTTATTGCAAACTGTCAAATTCAAGAACAGTTTTTGGTAAACTCTAAGCAACCTGTACATGATGCCCGTATGCACGCAATGTTATGCTACCGTACACCAGAATCTTTTAAGGCTCGTTTTAACCGAAGCACAAATGAAGAACAACAGTTATTTAATGTGGAAAGTTGGCTAACCCACCACGGTAAAAAATTGCAAGAGCGTTTTCAATTATCTGCATATAAGTTAATGAACCAGTTGTTAAAAACCATAGATATTACTAGAGATGGTAATGAGGCTTTTATTAACCTGCAAAATAGCAACACATCTATACATATTGTAGGTGTAGATTCTGATTTGTTTTTTACAGCCAAAGAAAATAAAGATACCTTTAAACAACTGGCACAAGCTAATAGTAATGTTACCTATGGTGAAATACACTCACTACATGGTCATGATGCGTTTTTAATAGAGTTTGATCAGTTAGAGCAATTGCTAAATGGTATTTTTAATGATCATAAAAAACGAGAAGAACTTAAGGTAATTAAGTTTGGAGGTAAGTCTTTAGCTAACGGAGAAGGTGTATCTAACGTAGTTACTAAAATAGCTTCTAAAGTTGCTAATTCTGAAAATATAGCGGTTGTGGTTTCTGCTCGCGGAGAATCTACAAATGTATTAGAACAATTGTTGGATTTAGCAGCAAGGGGAGAAGAGTATACTCTAGCTTTTAATGAGTTTAAAGCATATCAGCAAAATAGTTTAGCGTTAAATTTTTCTGAGGTATACACAGAAATTTTGCAAATTTTAGAAGGTGTTGCCTTGTTGGGTGATTATAGCTTAAAAATTAAAGATCAAGTTTTGGCATACGGAGAGTTGCTTTCTGCACAATATGTTGTAAAAGCACTTGCTAAAGAAGGTGTAAAAGCTGAGTTTATAGATTCTAGAAAAATAGTAAAAACTGATGCCAATTTTGGAAATGCAAACGTGTTAGAGGAGGTGTCTAAAGCTAAAACACAAAAATTAATTTCTAGTTTAGCTAGTAATGTTGTACCTGTTATTACAGGTTTTATTGGGTCTACAGAAGATGGTAAAACAACAACTTTAGGCAGAAACGGTAGTAACTATTCTGCCTCTTTATTTGCCAACTTTTTAAATGCTGTAGAGTTACAGAGTTATACACACGTAGATGGTATTTTTACCGCTAATCCAGATTATGTTTCTGATGCAAAACGTATAGAACAATTAAGCTATTCAGAGGCTAATGAACTGGCAAATTTTGGAGCAACTATTTTACACGCAAAAACCATAATTCCTTTATTAGAAAAAAATATTCCGTTACGTATTTTAAATACATTTAATGGTGATAATGAGGGAACATTAATTAGCGCAAAAACAACCAAAGAGGGTATAAAATCACTTTCTGTGATAGAAAATGTTGCTCTTGTAAACTTAGAAGGCCGTGGTTTGTTAGGTAAGGCTGGTATAGATGCACGAATATTTAAATCACTTGGCGATGAAAAAATTAGTGTTAGTATTATTTCCCAAGGTTCATCAGAACGTGGTATTGGTTTGGTGGTAGATGCTGTAAGTGCAGATAAGGCAAAACAGGTTTTAGAGCGCGAGTTTGCATCAGATTTTTATTCTAAAGACATCAATCTAATTACAGTGCAAAAAGATGTTTCTGTAATATCTATTGTTGGTCAGGATTTAAGTACGTTTCATAAACCATACAATGCATTAATAAAAAACCAAATTGTACCATTATTGTTTAATAATACGGTGTCTGGTAAAAACGTGAGTTTAGTGGTTAAAAAAGCTAGTTTGCACAAGGCTTTAAATGTAATGCACGGACAAATATTTGGTGTTGCTAAAAAAGTAAACATAGCTATTTTTGGTCACGGTACTGTTGGTGGTACATTAATAGAACAGTTATTAAAATCTGCTAAAGCCATAGAAGAACGTAAAGGAATTAACCTTAATGTTTTTGCCGTTGCTAACTCTAAAAAAGTACTACTAAGTAAAAAAGGAATTGGAAAAGATTGGCCTACTACGTTAAATGAAAAAGGAAAATCCTATGAGCTTACAGATATTTTTGAGTATGCAGAAAAACATCATTTAGAAAATTTAATAGCTATAGATAATACTGCAAATGAGGATTTTGTGGCTAATTATGTTGATTTGGTAGAAAATGGATTTGATCTAGTATCGTCTAACAAAATAGCAAATACTTTAGGTTTTGATTATTATAAAAACCTTAGAGACATATTAGCTAAAAACCAGAAGCAATATTTGTATGAGACTAATGTTGGTGCAGGTTTACCTTTAATAGATACTATTAAGTTATTGCACTTGTCGGGTGAAAATATTACTAGAATTAAAGGGGTGTTCTCCGGATCCTTAAGCTATATTTTTAATACGTATTCTGAAGCAGATGTACCTTTTTCTACAGTTTTAAAAGAGGCTATGGAAAATGGATATACTGAGCCAGACCCGCGTGAAGATTTATGTGGTAATGATGTTGGTAGAAAATTATTGATTTTAGCACGTGAGTTAGATTTAAGTAATGAATTTGCAGATATTAATATTCAAAATTTAATTCCGGAAGCATTAAGAGAAGGAAGCAAAACAGAATTTTTAAGTCAGTCTGATGCTTTAGATACGGCATTTTCTAAAATTAAGGCAGACCAAAAACCAAATCACGTTCTGCGTTATGTTGGTGATTTGCACGGTAATCTTCAAGAAGAAAAAGGAATTTTAGATGTAAAATTAGTGTCTGTTCCTAAAGAAAGTGCATTAGGACAAGTAAAAGGATCAGATTCTATTATCGAAATTTATACCGAGTCTTATGGTGAAAATCCATTAGTAATACAAGGTGCAGGAGCAGGAGCCGCCGTAACCGCAAGAGGTGTTTTTGGAGATATTTTAAGAATAGCCGAGAAAGGATAG
- a CDS encoding trans-sulfuration enzyme family protein: MDNKFETNAIRTQIERSQFLEHSAPLYLTSSYVFEDAEDMRASFAEEKDRNIYSRYSNPNTSEFIEKICKMEGAEAGFAFASGMAAVFSTFAALVESGDHIISSKSIFGSTHSLFVNFFPKWNVTTSYFDAHNLEGIEALITPKTKILYAESPTNPAVDILDLEVLGVIAKKHNLILIIDNCFASPYLQQPIKFGADLVIHSGTKLIDGQGRVLAGITVGSADLIDKVYRFSRISGPALSPFNAWVLSKSLETLAIRVDRHSENALKLAEYLEAHPKVNWVKYPFLKSHPQYKVAKKQMKAGGCIVAFEVKGGLQAGQEFFNAIKLLSLSANLGDSRSIVTHPASTTHSKLAAEDRVAVGITDGTVRVSVGLEHIDDIIADIKQALG; the protein is encoded by the coding sequence ATGGATAATAAATTTGAAACTAACGCAATACGTACACAAATAGAGCGCTCTCAGTTTTTAGAGCATTCGGCACCTTTATACTTAACATCTAGTTACGTTTTTGAGGATGCAGAAGATATGCGTGCATCTTTTGCAGAGGAAAAAGATAGAAATATCTACTCTAGATATTCTAATCCTAATACGTCAGAATTTATAGAAAAAATATGCAAAATGGAAGGAGCCGAGGCTGGCTTTGCTTTTGCTTCTGGTATGGCTGCTGTGTTTTCAACTTTTGCTGCGTTAGTAGAGAGCGGAGATCATATTATATCATCTAAAAGTATATTTGGCTCTACACATAGTTTATTTGTTAACTTTTTCCCCAAATGGAACGTGACCACAAGTTATTTTGACGCTCATAATTTAGAAGGTATTGAGGCTTTAATCACTCCAAAAACTAAAATTTTATATGCCGAGTCACCTACTAATCCGGCTGTAGATATTTTAGATTTAGAAGTACTAGGTGTTATTGCAAAAAAACACAATCTTATTTTAATTATTGATAACTGTTTTGCATCGCCCTATTTACAACAACCTATAAAGTTTGGTGCAGATTTGGTGATACATTCTGGGACAAAATTAATAGATGGTCAAGGTCGTGTTTTAGCAGGTATAACGGTTGGAAGTGCAGATTTAATAGATAAGGTTTATCGTTTTTCTAGAATATCAGGGCCTGCATTGTCTCCTTTTAACGCGTGGGTATTGTCTAAAAGCTTAGAAACGTTAGCGATAAGAGTAGACAGGCATTCTGAAAATGCATTGAAGTTAGCCGAATATCTAGAGGCACACCCAAAAGTAAACTGGGTAAAATACCCTTTTTTAAAGTCGCACCCACAATACAAAGTAGCTAAAAAACAAATGAAAGCAGGTGGTTGTATTGTTGCTTTTGAAGTAAAAGGAGGTTTGCAAGCAGGCCAAGAATTTTTTAATGCAATTAAGTTGTTATCGCTTTCTGCAAACCTAGGTGATTCTAGAAGTATTGTAACTCACCCTGCATCTACAACGCATAGCAAACTTGCAGCAGAAGATAGAGTAGCTGTGGGTATTACAGATGGTACGGTTAGAGTTTCTGTAGGTTTAGAACATATAGATGATATTATTGCAGATATAAAGCAAGCATTGGGGTAA
- a CDS encoding RrF2 family transcriptional regulator encodes MLSKKTKYGLKALTYLAQKEDRNPVPIGEIAQQNNISQKFLESILLMLRRTGVLSSKKGKGGGYYLIKEPSEILMTDVIRVLEGPIAMVPCVSLNFYEKCDDCPDEGTCSVHKLMLKVRDSALEIYKNTTLSNLI; translated from the coding sequence ATGCTATCCAAAAAAACCAAATACGGGCTTAAGGCCTTAACTTATTTAGCTCAAAAAGAAGATAGGAATCCGGTTCCTATTGGAGAAATTGCGCAACAAAATAACATATCTCAAAAATTTTTAGAGAGTATTTTATTAATGCTTCGTAGAACAGGAGTTTTGTCTTCTAAAAAAGGCAAAGGTGGTGGTTATTACTTAATTAAAGAGCCATCAGAAATTTTAATGACAGATGTTATTAGAGTGTTAGAAGGGCCTATTGCAATGGTACCTTGTGTAAGTTTAAATTTTTATGAAAAGTGTGACGACTGCCCAGATGAGGGTACTTGTTCTGTTCACAAGCTAATGCTAAAAGTAAGAGACAGTGCTTTAGAAATCTATAAAAACACCACTCTTAGTAACCTTATTTAA
- a CDS encoding DUF2061 domain-containing protein yields the protein MIADQLILNKETSKGSYKSDKQSESPKRSIVKSISWRVVGTIDTVLISWFVTGTLKLAFSIGLIELVTKMVLYFFHERVWNSIKWGK from the coding sequence ATGATTGCTGATCAATTGATTTTAAATAAAGAAACTTCTAAAGGAAGTTACAAGTCAGACAAACAGTCAGAGAGTCCTAAAAGGAGCATAGTAAAGTCTATTAGCTGGAGAGTAGTGGGTACAATAGACACTGTTTTAATTTCTTGGTTTGTTACAGGAACTTTAAAATTAGCATTCTCTATAGGTTTAATAGAATTAGTTACAAAAATGGTATTGTATTTTTTTCACGAACGTGTTTGGAATTCAATTAAGTGGGGTAAATAA
- a CDS encoding phosphoadenosine phosphosulfate reductase family protein: MSFTEDIIKNLNAQFRGIPPEEIISWAVEYAKNAVITTNFRPYEVAILNAVTAIKKDIPVIWCDTGYNTPNTYKHAEELISTLDLNVKLYVPLQTSAHRDAVMGIPSIEDPKHKEFTEQVKLEPFKRAMAEHKPDVWFTNLRKGQTALRDSLGILSLSKDGILKVSPFYHWSDVQLDAYLAERNLPNEHKYFDPTKVLENRECGLHT; this comes from the coding sequence ATGAGTTTTACAGAAGATATCATAAAAAATTTAAATGCTCAGTTTAGAGGTATTCCGCCAGAAGAAATAATTTCTTGGGCTGTAGAATATGCAAAAAATGCTGTAATAACCACCAATTTTAGACCTTATGAGGTTGCTATATTAAATGCAGTAACAGCAATTAAAAAGGATATTCCTGTTATTTGGTGTGACACTGGTTATAATACACCAAATACATATAAACATGCAGAAGAGTTAATTTCTACACTAGATTTAAACGTAAAACTATATGTGCCTTTACAAACAAGTGCACACAGAGATGCTGTAATGGGAATACCATCTATAGAAGATCCAAAACATAAAGAGTTTACAGAGCAAGTTAAGTTAGAGCCTTTTAAAAGAGCTATGGCAGAACACAAGCCAGATGTATGGTTTACTAACTTAAGAAAAGGCCAAACGGCACTTAGAGATTCACTAGGAATTTTAAGCTTAAGCAAAGACGGAATTTTAAAAGTAAGTCCGTTTTACCACTGGTCAGATGTGCAGTTAGATGCATATTTAGCAGAACGTAATTTACCAAACGAACATAAATATTTTGATCCTACTAAGGTATTAGAAAATAGAGAGTGTGGTTTGCACACTTAG
- the cysD gene encoding sulfate adenylyltransferase subunit CysD, with amino-acid sequence MIKDTKSQTTTNASLEGLGNALENEAIYIFREVVAQFEKPVLLFSGGKDSITLVRLAQKAFWPAKIPFPLMHIDTGHNFPETIEFRDKLVKELGVELIVRNVQDSIDQGKVVEETGKYASRNMLQTTTLLDAIEEFKFDACIGGARRDEEKARAKERIFSVRDDFGQWDEKNQRPELFDMLNGTIEIGQNVRVFPISNWTELDVWSYIQKEQIEIPSIYFAHKRNIFLRDGLIWSAEDDVVFRAEDEVVEERWVRFRTVGDMSCTAAVLSKADSIDKVVEEIRDSKISERGARIDDKRSEAAMEKRKQQGYF; translated from the coding sequence TTGATAAAAGATACAAAATCACAAACAACAACCAATGCCTCTTTAGAAGGATTGGGTAATGCTTTGGAGAACGAAGCTATTTACATTTTTAGAGAAGTAGTAGCGCAGTTTGAAAAACCTGTTTTGTTGTTTTCTGGCGGAAAAGATAGTATTACTCTAGTACGTTTGGCACAAAAAGCATTTTGGCCGGCTAAAATACCTTTTCCTTTAATGCATATAGATACAGGTCATAATTTCCCTGAGACTATAGAGTTTAGAGATAAATTGGTTAAAGAATTGGGTGTGGAGCTTATTGTAAGAAATGTACAAGATTCTATAGACCAAGGTAAAGTAGTAGAAGAAACTGGTAAGTATGCAAGTAGAAATATGCTGCAAACTACAACCTTATTAGATGCTATAGAAGAGTTTAAGTTTGATGCCTGTATTGGTGGTGCTCGTAGAGATGAAGAAAAAGCAAGAGCTAAAGAACGTATTTTTTCAGTTCGTGATGATTTTGGACAATGGGATGAAAAGAATCAGCGACCAGAATTGTTTGATATGTTAAACGGTACTATAGAAATAGGTCAAAATGTACGTGTTTTTCCTATTAGCAACTGGACAGAGTTAGATGTGTGGAGCTATATTCAGAAAGAACAAATTGAAATTCCATCAATCTATTTTGCACACAAAAGAAATATCTTTTTAAGAGATGGCTTAATCTGGTCTGCAGAAGATGATGTTGTTTTTAGAGCAGAAGATGAGGTTGTAGAAGAACGTTGGGTGAGGTTTAGAACTGTTGGTGATATGTCTTGTACAGCAGCAGTGTTATCTAAAGCAGATTCTATAGATAAAGTAGTAGAGGAAATTAGAGATTCTAAAATATCTGAACGTGGTGCACGTATAGATGATAAACGTTCTGAAGCTGCAATGGAAAAAAGAAAACAACAAGGGTACTTTTAA